In bacterium BMS3Abin08, the following proteins share a genomic window:
- the hndB gene encoding NADP-reducing hydrogenase subunit HndB — translation MPKLTIEDLKKIKEEYKAKTALRGEKHRARVTVHMGTCGLAAGARDIMNIILEELEKAGSTDVVVTTSGCAGLCSREPMITVNILDDPPVKYCNLDEKKTRRIVTEHIIGGKVVEDLALVQGCETSY, via the coding sequence ATGCCGAAGCTTACTATTGAAGACCTGAAAAAGATAAAGGAGGAGTATAAGGCAAAAACCGCCCTCAGGGGGGAGAAACACAGGGCAAGGGTGACCGTCCATATGGGTACTTGCGGACTGGCAGCCGGGGCAAGGGATATCATGAATATTATCCTTGAGGAGCTGGAAAAGGCGGGCAGCACAGATGTTGTCGTAACCACATCGGGATGTGCGGGCCTCTGCAGCCGTGAGCCGATGATCACCGTAAATATACTGGATGATCCGCCGGTAAAATATTGCAATCTTGATGAAAAGAAGACGAGGAGGATAGTAACGGAACATATTATAGGAGGCAAGGTTGTGGAGGACCTCGCCCTTGTTCAGGGCTGTGAAACGTCATACTGA
- the ctrA gene encoding cell cycle response regulator CtrA translates to MDKGKIIVLDDDPAVTLSCKRILGAEGFNITTVSRGEDAVRQLEKEEYELLITDIRLPDVSGIEVVKEARVIQPNTDVVVITGYPTLEDAKESIRLGAFEYIEKPFTPEFMINVARKIFDRRGWILRQAYINEFRNYIVPLRDRENPVVFYKEGVWARPTKSGLWEIGYDLRYEMASGEMLYVDYLKVEKVKAGEPFARLLTGSGKIIDIPAPMTSDIREFNTKANDVIGSLLKEHLSEGWLVWLARVVPLEL, encoded by the coding sequence ATGGATAAAGGGAAGATTATAGTCCTTGACGACGACCCCGCCGTAACGCTGAGTTGCAAAAGGATACTTGGAGCAGAGGGTTTCAATATAACCACTGTGAGCAGGGGAGAGGATGCGGTAAGGCAGCTTGAAAAGGAGGAGTATGAACTCCTGATTACCGACATAAGACTGCCTGACGTATCGGGGATTGAGGTTGTGAAGGAGGCCCGTGTGATCCAGCCGAACACCGACGTCGTTGTTATTACCGGATACCCCACTCTTGAAGACGCAAAGGAGTCCATACGTCTTGGAGCCTTTGAGTATATTGAAAAACCCTTCACCCCTGAATTCATGATAAACGTTGCAAGAAAGATATTCGACCGGAGGGGCTGGATACTCCGCCAGGCATACATCAATGAATTCAGGAACTATATAGTGCCTCTGCGGGACAGGGAAAACCCCGTTGTCTTCTACAAGGAAGGGGTCTGGGCAAGACCCACGAAAAGCGGCCTCTGGGAGATAGGATACGACCTGAGATATGAGATGGCCTCCGGGGAGATGCTTTATGTTGACTACCTGAAGGTTGAGAAGGTAAAGGCAGGTGAGCCCTTCGCACGGCTGCTGACCGGATCGGGTAAGATAATCGATATCCCCGCACCCATGACGTCCGACATCAGGGAGTTCAACACAAAGGCCAATGATGTAATCGGTTCTTTACTTAAAGAGCACCTCTCGGAAGGCTGGCTTGTCTGGCTTGCAAGGGTGGTGCCCCTTGAGCTTTAA
- the hndA_2 gene encoding NADP-reducing hydrogenase subunit HndA gives MPGSILIVDDESVVIKSCERVLIPEGYNVSGVTGVAEAMEVLKNGDFDIVVTDLKMPGIDGLELIRWIRNNNSKIGIVVITGYPSQESIKDALELGIIDYLPKPFSPQLLIDVTEKAITAVRAQKVEEKPLDVRDVEKKLKEIMKVIDKNRNKPGALIPVLQQTQEIVGYLPPPVQRIIARELNIPVSQVHGVVSFYSFFTMKPKGKHNVRVCLGTACYVKRATEILEKLKEHLGIEAGGITDDKKFSLETVRCLGACGLAPVVVVDHDTHGSVDPVKVSKIIDQYN, from the coding sequence ATGCCAGGCAGTATTTTGATTGTAGACGATGAAAGCGTTGTGATAAAGAGCTGCGAAAGGGTGCTCATACCCGAGGGTTATAATGTCTCGGGGGTTACAGGTGTAGCGGAAGCAATGGAAGTTCTGAAAAATGGAGATTTCGATATCGTTGTGACCGACCTCAAAATGCCCGGGATCGACGGCCTTGAACTTATACGCTGGATCAGGAACAACAACTCCAAGATAGGCATAGTAGTAATAACCGGTTATCCCTCTCAGGAGAGCATCAAGGATGCCCTGGAACTGGGCATTATCGATTACCTGCCCAAACCTTTCTCCCCCCAGTTGCTTATAGATGTCACGGAGAAGGCCATCACCGCGGTCAGGGCGCAGAAGGTTGAAGAAAAACCCCTGGATGTCCGTGACGTTGAAAAGAAACTGAAGGAAATCATGAAGGTAATAGACAAAAACAGGAACAAACCGGGGGCATTGATTCCCGTGCTCCAACAGACCCAGGAGATAGTCGGATATCTCCCGCCCCCGGTCCAGAGGATAATTGCCCGTGAGTTGAACATCCCGGTCAGTCAGGTTCATGGGGTGGTATCCTTCTACTCCTTCTTTACCATGAAACCCAAGGGCAAGCATAACGTCCGTGTATGTCTTGGAACTGCATGCTATGTGAAGAGGGCGACCGAAATCCTGGAAAAGCTGAAAGAACACCTGGGAATTGAAGCGGGAGGCATCACCGATGACAAGAAGTTTTCCCTCGAGACCGTCAGATGTCTGGGCGCCTGTGGTCTGGCGCCTGTGGTGGTCGTGGATCATGACACACATGGAAGTGTTGATCCTGTCAAGGTGTCGAAAATAATTGATCAGTACAATTGA
- the rtcB_2 gene encoding RNA-splicing ligase RtcB yields MIEKLQRIDENRLRVPVGFIDGMNVPGVIYVDRGLEDLLEEDAVRQVANVATLPGIVASSLAMPDIHTGYGFAIGGVAAFDSESGIVSPGGVGYDIN; encoded by the coding sequence ATGATTGAGAAGCTTCAGAGGATAGATGAGAACCGCCTGAGGGTCCCCGTCGGATTCATTGACGGCATGAATGTCCCCGGGGTGATCTATGTTGACAGGGGGCTCGAGGACCTTCTTGAAGAGGACGCCGTGCGCCAGGTTGCAAACGTGGCAACCCTTCCGGGGATTGTTGCGTCGTCACTTGCAATGCCGGATATCCATACCGGATATGGTTTTGCAATCGGTGGGGTTGCAGCCTTCGATTCGGAATCGGGTATTGTATCCCCCGGCGGTGTCGGCTATGACATAAATTGA